The Pelotomaculum isophthalicicum JI genomic interval GGTTTATGCTTCAATGTAATGTCTGCTGATATGCGTTCTACCTGCATTAGTGAACACCCCCTTATTGTTAATGTACTGTTATCTGTTTGTGTATCTGTCTACTTTATAGACACTTTTTGAAATTCTTAATTTGCTCAAACACATCAAATAATGGCTTTTATACACTCATAAATGCTGTTTTACACATAGATTTTGAGTTTTGCACTTTCTTGATTTTGGGGTTGCAGGGTACCAATTATTAGTACCTTATAAGCCCATTTTATAACGAATTGTGCATTTGCTTTATGGTGCGTATTACATCTTCTGGCATACCAAAATTATTGTCACGATAATATGCAATGACCTGTTTTGACCTGTCGGCTTGCTTCTTAAACGCATACCACTTTTTCAAGGCTTTGCGTAATACCTCAACATCAACAATACATTCCTTGCATTTATATAATGCTTCGCTGATTTCTTTGCCAGAGTTAGAGGCTGTCAAACATTCAAATACCTCTTGCACACAACCATTCAGCATAGGTTTAATGTTCTTTTCGCATATATCAGTGAATGTTTCTTGGTATTGGTCAATTAGCTTTCGCAAAGACTTTCTTGTGAGAATATCTTCTAATGACATTCTATCGGCATACATACTATCGAGCATTCGTTCTAAGAATACAAACTCAACACGAATCAGGTTGCTTTCCACTAATGGATTTCCTTTATCATTTTGTTCCTTAGACTTGTTGTAAACTTTCAAACGGTAATAATGGTCTTTCCTGTATATAATGCTGTCTTGGTCCTTGCGAAAGGTTTTCTTTTTGTCCCTTGCTTCCTGTGCAATGAAAGTTTTGTCAACTGATTTCTCAAATAGATTGATTATATCTTTCGGTTTGCATTTGCCCACACATTTAATAGTAATGTTGCACTCCATGCTTGACACATTCAACTGCTTTAATATCTCGTTGGAGTAATTACCTTTCATGTGCTTTTTTAAGTATGCTTTCATGTATTCGATAACCTTATCACTAATCAAATCTATCTGAATGCAATCAGATAATTGAAATGGTTGAATGTTGTTTGGTCTTACTGCGTGTGGTAGATTTACATAAGCAGAGACTTTACCACCTAAGCACTCAATCCATGCAATATCTTTGCCCGATTCATTAGTTAGAGTTTCCTTTGGAAATGTTACAGTTTCCAAGCCTTTTATTGTAAGTTGCATTTGGAAGTTGATTCCGTCTGCACCTTGTAGTTTTTTCTTTCCCATTTTCACACCTCACCCATTGCTTTCTTTATGTCTTTGATTATTGAAGCTGTTTCCTTGATAATTGCTTCGATTAAAGCAATGTAGCTTTCAGCATAATAATTTCTTTCGTCAGTCTTTGCTCCGTTCATATTCAATACCTCACATTCTTTGCTCACATATATTCATCAATGCAATTCACATCAATGCTATTCAAGATTTCCCTTAACTTGATAAACTCTTCCTTAGAGAAAGTGATACCACGCAAAGGATATTGCAATCCGTCTCTGTCAGATACTCGCCATGCTCTAATATCAAACACAGGCTTCTTGTCGTTCCACTTTACAATCGACACTTCCTTTGAGAATCCACGAAAGCCCACCATGATAGTGTCAATATGTTCCTTTACTTCGTACTCGGTAACCTTACCAGCATTACACGCAAATTCATGCTTATTTGTTTTGTTATCCATTTTCCTTGTTC includes:
- a CDS encoding PC4/YdbC family ssDNA-binding protein; translated protein: MDNKTNKHEFACNAGKVTEYEVKEHIDTIMVGFRGFSKEVSIVKWNDKKPVFDIRAWRVSDRDGLQYPLRGITFSKEEFIKLREILNSIDVNCIDEYM